The segment ATGCGAATTTGCGTTCATACCGCCGCGAGCTCCTCACATGGGAGTGCTATGGGAGGCAGGTGTAAAAACTGCCAAGagcctactcctacgggcggTAGGCAGCGCGCTCCTAACCGCCGAAGAGCTCGCCACAGTCCTCGTCGGCATCGAGGCCATAATGAACTCGATGCCGCTGGGAGCCATCAGCCAAGATCCAAGCGACGGCGAGGCCCTAACACCCGGGCACCTGCTGTCAGGCGGGTCGCTCATCGCCCCCCCAGCACTGCGGACTCCGGACCAGGAGAGTCTCAGTTGATTGCGGCGATGGCGACTTGTCTCGTCAGTCAGGCAAGCGTTttggcagcgatggtcccgCGAATATGTCTTGGGGCTGCAAATTCGGGGCAAatggcaccagcagcaaccgAACCTCGAGGAAGGAGACCTCGTCATCGTGGCCGAGGACAATCTGCCGCCTCAGGAGTGGCTCGTGGGTAGGGGCATCGCCACGCACGTAGGAGAGGACGGCATGGTCAGGGTCGTCGAAATAAGGACTAGCACTGGAGCGGTTTTTCGGCGGCCCATACACAAATTAGCGCCGCTCCCAATGTGTTGAAGCCGATGCAGGcgttcaacggggccggtgttGCGTGACCCTCCATCCATGGCCACAATTATTAGTTATTGATCTGAATTAtcaagtctagtgtaagttaggctagggcaaagcgggagcgcaataaaagctcgctctctcgctcttggcgaattcgccccgctttgccaccgtaggttagctagagtaagagatttgaattgtgaagaaaatatagttgttcgccaaccttgaattagatcgagcgtatcaagtttttcgccccgccaaataaataatttaaattacagccacccaaagttttcggtaattgattagaaaaacTCTTTTAATTTTTCAGGCTCTTTTCTTGGGATAGACTGACGGAAATCCTCTAGCTGAAGCCTCCACGAGGGCGCCGGCTGTGCAATAGCCACTGTATTACCCTGGACTGGTTAATGCATTATCGCTTGCTAAGACAGATGTAATGCAGTCTCTAGCTAAGGCAAGGTTCCAGAGTCTTCCTACGGTCTTCCAGATGCCTGCGGCATGAAACGCGAGGGGGTGATTTTCCAGAAAAATATTAACTACGAATGGACTTTCGGGATAAATATCGATCAGACGACAGTTGAAAcccgggttgggatgtcaacgcAAATGTCGATGAAAAGCGTGATTGCTATCACCGGCGAGCACGGGGAGGAGAAATCCCCTCTGCGTGTCGCCGACGGTCACACCTTTGCCATGACAGTTGCAAAGCTACTCCTACAAAACTGACTCACTCCAAACTGAGCCGCACGGATGCCGTGGTCAAAGCAGACTcggatctggagagcgtgctctaAATGAGCAAAACGGAGGAACCTGCTTGTCAGAACCAGGTATCTCACTCACTGCTTCGGGGAGGTTCAAAGTGTTATAGCGAGGGGATGCAGAGGTGGACAGGGAGCTAATTCCGACCATACCAAAAGGCAAAGATACTTGTGGAGCGATGAAGCTGATACGGGGGCAAAGCCCAGAAGTGCAAAAGGACAAAAAGAAGATTTTGCGCGTTGGGGCCCGCAACCCAACGAAGGGGGCCAATTTGTCAACCTCCACATTAACAAGCAGGCGCAGGATCTTCTATGCCCCAAGATGGCGTGCCGCATGGGTAGTGTATACCTACGCCTCAAGAAGCGCCAAAGACAAAGACGCGCACGTAACATGTCCTTATGAGAAATTCGTACCGCTGCGTAAATTAAAGATTGCATCAAGGATAAATGCGTGGTTCAACCAATGTATTGCACATAATATATCGTTAAGGAACAAAGCATATCACAAATGGAAACGCAACAGAACGTCTGTTTATTTCAGCTAAAAAGATTTTTATTCTGTGAGGTTTCAAAGTGCAATATCAATAAGAAATCTTGAAGACTTGGGAATAGCGAAGAGGACAAATAATAGAATATGATTATCTTGACAATAGTTCCTGTGACTTTAGCTTAATCTTGAATCTTGGATCTGTGCTTCATATCCAagttaaatgtaaatttataATAATACACCAGGAGCAACTAAATACGATAGACTATCCGAAACTTAAAATCGAAAGAAAACTATTATATTATGTACGTAGATCATGTGCAAAACTTGGGATTAACATTAACAATACAGTTACCTTATTCTATGGAAATGAAATATTTGGAAATAGTGATGctgaaacaaaaaaacaactaAAAATGTGACACTTCACAGGATTGCCTATTATTATTATGGTATATATAAAATTCTCCTGTCACAAGCTTTGTTGCTAAACTCCTTCGAAATGGCTCTACCGATTTTCGtaaaattttgtgtgcttatCGCGCCAATCACagttcgttctctttcgtagtgatcagatgcgtttttgttttacgctccgcatttttttccttttgttttgaataaacggccggtgttttcctaaataaactttaattaatttcctaaccagccaacaatctggaaaactattctattccgcgagtgatttgtgttaaaacattatttaactttttatttttcggcgtcggcttgtcgtgtttgtgttgttgaagtgggtgagtacgcattacattgcattgcagtccgctctcgtctggtagcttttgttgtgttatcaatctctccctatcacctaaggttttggcaggtcggtacacaacttttagaaagaaacgttcgtctcgacgtgcagggggggttctaattgcagtggactcttacttcacgtcggaacacttcacagtccaagttcaacaggaactggaactcctgtgtgtaaaactgattcttcccgctttcgctatattcattacttgctcgtatatcccacgttcttcggatatttcaatttatgagcagcacttgtccgctttaaccgctgcttcttcctcgctatctgataaagatcgtatgatagttcttggtggctttaacttgccaggaactgtttggtcttcggtaaacgagtctagtatcctagtgcccatgtcacgacatgacttcgttgacggcttgcttgacctgtccctgtgtcaagtcaatcatgtgaaaaattccttgggtcgattgcttgatctgtgctttgtatcggatccgaccataatgttgttaacccgagcccttccgctcactatacctgaagacgcctaccaccctactttcgaaaTGTCGCAAAATaaaggaccaactgtattggatcggtcgagtaggctacctgaacgtgtccgaCGCTTTCGTGAAGCCGAGTTTGAGAAGCTTAATAAAcccattagggattttgattggtccgctttgtacttgtgcactgatgtgaTAAAaagcacaaacattttttacaatgctcttggcacatttttggattgttgtgtcccgctttcttgtccgattagatctggaaaacccccttggtttaccaaagagttatccagtctaaaaaacttaaaatcaagactttataaaaaattataAGAAGTTGGTTCtactacttctcactctcgctatgtaatagctcgttcaaacttttcagttcttaatgcacaatactataagaactacctatctcgatgcatgatacgtttttctcaggactctaaacagttttacggcttcgtaaacagtaagcgtagaacttctacacacccatcctcgctatcattttgtaatacgttggcaaataatgatcaggcaattgcctatctttttgcccaatttttccaaaccacctattctgaggaaagctactctggtcatccgtacccatacggtttaccgaggtcgaacggcattttcagtcccttgttaaatgaatgttctttacttcatgtacttcgactagttaagccagTGTTTTCACGGGGTCCAAACGgtgttccaggttgtgtactcaggtactgcgccgaggctctgtgtggacctttgcttaaactattcaccctgtccattgattcttcttacttccccccgatctggaaggtatctgatgcaaaaaattatagaggtaaagcaaagttatccgctattcccaaaatgtttccacactctttattaatgacttgccttcagtattaaaatactctcgagtacttatgtatgcggatgatgttaaactctggacatttcatttcattctcgcttgcaagcCGATCTCAATagctttcagtcatggtgttgtgcaaactttttacaccttaatgcctcgaaatgcaaagctatgacatttcatcgttccagccctttgttggctccctataccctatttggtggttctctttagagaattaccctggtggatgatctgggtgttatgttagactccaagttaaagttttccgaacacatttctaccatggtaaataaggccatgggcgtgcttgggtttataaagaggtggtcaaaggaatttgacgacccctatataacaaagactctctatacctcgcttgttcgtccgatcttagaatacggctctgGTGTATgttgccctcagtacaaagtacaccaggaccgtatagaatcagtacagaaaaactttttactctttgctctgcggggccttaactgggatgcgggtgtaagactcccatcttactctagtagacaactattagtaaacctcctattcttagttaaccgtagaaaaatgcttggtgtgaaatttatgcacaacttgatcaggggtgacatagacagccctgatctgttgagccgcataaactttacgattcctattagactgactagaaattttataccgttgttccttccactttgtagatcgaattattccttgcatgaaccgtttagggtcttatgctcggattataattccctctaccatattatatccaccactaattctcttcctcttataaaattactaatccttacacacctttctattaattagtaattgtagtggtatttgtattttgattgcatgcttagtttcttagtaagtttagttttcctcgaatgttagtctaatagcttttcttgcatgttcgcgttcggttcggctacgcaccgtgcgtcatgcggcagcgcccctcggtcggttgggcgggaggagggctgcgttttgcctgggatccgcgcgtaacagccttctgctggtttcacacgggccacttgacggtgcagtaactgcatcgcctcttgaaagatgcagtcattgcatgtcaacgtccaagaatcTGAGCCAATAGCAATTAATGTAAATGTGGCATCATCAatttcaaaaaaaaatattaaattaacaaaaaaaaatatttaatcgaAAGCACATAAAATTTCAAGAAAATCGGTCGAGCCATTTCGGAGAAGTTCCATAAAAAACATTGTAACCGGAGAAGTTCCATAAAAAACCCGagaatttaatatatttatgcCAATAAGACGCAGAGGGGCCAATTTGAGCTGTCAAACGATCAAGTCTAGAACCATGCGAGATATAAGAGTACGAATTTCAGATGAGCTGGCGCAGTTACGTGAAATTTTGAAGTATACGtgttatagtgagatctaacaggagtgtgaataccaaatttggttactctagccttaatagtctcttagaatgattttcgtcctttgcgggggcagaagg is part of the Drosophila miranda strain MSH22 chromosome Y unlocalized genomic scaffold, D.miranda_PacBio2.1 Contig_Y1_pilon, whole genome shotgun sequence genome and harbors:
- the LOC117191250 gene encoding PHD and RING finger domain-containing protein 1-like, whose product is MPCDKDRKVAVGFKDPKEESEVRRAPRIFSSRSLSEPPSQRSADQAQGARRRNSRLRVKERMRICVHTAASSSHGSAMGGRCKNCQEPTPTGGRQRAPNRRRARHSPRRHRGHNELDAAGSHQPRSKRRRGPNTRAPAVRRVAHRPPSTADSGPGESQLIAAMATCLVSQASVLAAMVPRICLGAANSGQMAPAATEPRGRRPRHRGRGQSAASGVARG